The following proteins are co-located in the ANME-2 cluster archaeon genome:
- a CDS encoding MEMO1 family protein: MRRTAVSGQFYPGIPKYLKRELKRCFTNITGGVRDVTGAVVPHAGYPYSGTTAANVYNALPEADTYVLLGPNHTGLGSVVAVSRETWNTPLGDVPANKELVKQLLGGIIDLDESAHQYEHSIEVQLPFLQYRFSQGFSIVPICMGLQDRETAIEVGDQLAQAIKDSDNRIVIIASSDFSHYVEDSVAKETDKYLIEPVLELDVDGFYRRLAEKNASVCGYGPISAMLTASKALGASKGTLLDYTTSGDVTGDTSAVVGYAGIIIE; encoded by the coding sequence TTGAGGAGAACAGCTGTATCAGGACAGTTCTACCCAGGTATTCCAAAATACCTGAAAAGGGAACTAAAAAGGTGTTTTACTAATATAACCGGAGGTGTAAGGGACGTTACCGGAGCTGTGGTACCCCATGCAGGCTATCCTTATTCCGGTACAACTGCCGCTAATGTCTATAATGCTTTACCTGAAGCTGACACATACGTGCTGCTGGGTCCGAACCATACGGGGCTGGGCTCTGTAGTAGCTGTATCCCGGGAAACATGGAATACTCCCTTAGGGGATGTGCCTGCCAACAAAGAACTGGTGAAACAACTTCTTGGCGGAATAATCGACCTGGATGAGAGCGCACACCAGTATGAACATTCCATTGAGGTCCAGCTCCCCTTTCTGCAGTATCGTTTTTCCCAAGGGTTTAGTATTGTCCCCATATGCATGGGATTGCAGGACCGGGAGACTGCCATAGAAGTAGGGGACCAGTTGGCACAGGCTATAAAGGATAGTGATAACAGGATCGTTATCATTGCTTCCAGTGACTTTAGCCATTACGTGGAAGATAGTGTGGCAAAGGAGACTGACAAATATCTTATCGAACCAGTCCTGGAACTGGATGTTGATGGGTTCTACAGGCGCCTGGCAGAAAAAAATGCATCAGTCTGCGGGTACGGTCCCATCTCGGCAATGCTTACGGCATCTAAAGCACTGGGTGCCTCAAAGGGTACCCTGCTCGACTATACTACCAGTGGTGACGTAACTGGCGACACATCTGCTGTAGTGGGATATGCGGGCATCATTATTGAGTGA
- a CDS encoding 30S ribosomal protein S9, with the protein MVKIINTSGKNKTAIARAKITEGVGRIRVNKKPIEIYEPEIARLKILEAVAFMSDNVTSKIDIDVNVRGGGIMGQANAVRTAIGKGIVEWTGDLAVKDAMLAYDRSLLVNDSRQKETKKFGGPGARAKSQKSYR; encoded by the coding sequence ATGGTCAAGATCATCAATACATCAGGAAAAAATAAGACTGCCATTGCCAGGGCCAAGATCACAGAAGGCGTAGGCCGCATAAGGGTTAACAAAAAACCCATAGAAATATACGAACCAGAAATAGCAAGACTCAAGATACTGGAAGCTGTAGCCTTTATGAGTGATAATGTAACCTCAAAGATCGACATTGATGTAAATGTACGTGGCGGGGGTATCATGGGTCAGGCAAATGCAGTCAGGACTGCCATTGGAAAGGGTATCGTTGAATGGACCGGGGACCTGGCAGTGAAGGACGCAATGCTTGCTTATGACAGGAGCCTTCTGGTCAATGATTCAAGACAGAAGGAAACAAAGAAGTTCGGTGGACCAGGTGCAAGAGCCAAGTCCCAGAAATCATATAGATGA
- a CDS encoding 50S ribosomal protein L18e: MSKIIRKTNPRIVGLISDLKALSRENKVNIWRDIARRLERPTRNYSEVNLSKINRYSSEDETVIVPGKVLSSGNIEHKVIVAALDFSESAKEKITNKGGSCLNIEDLVKENPNGSGVKIMQ, translated from the coding sequence TTGAGCAAAATAATCAGAAAAACAAATCCACGCATAGTAGGCCTTATCAGCGACCTCAAGGCCTTATCCCGCGAAAATAAAGTGAATATATGGCGGGACATTGCAAGGCGTCTTGAACGCCCCACAAGGAATTATTCTGAAGTGAACCTTAGCAAGATCAACAGATATTCCAGTGAAGATGAAACTGTTATCGTGCCGGGAAAAGTATTGAGTTCCGGTAACATCGAACATAAGGTAATAGTAGCTGCACTGGACTTTAGCGAAAGTGCAAAGGAAAAGATCACGAATAAAGGGGGGTCCTGCCTTAACATCGAGGACCTGGTTAAAGAGAACCCCAATGGTTCCGGTGTGAAGATAATGCAGTGA
- a CDS encoding DNA-directed RNA polymerase subunit K, which yields MQSLLFIFEVKQLNEDKLTRYERARIIGARALQISMGAPVLLEDDSGEPIEIALRELKMGTIPVTVKRLNEAKSN from the coding sequence ATGCAGTCACTCCTATTTATTTTTGAGGTGAAACAATTGAACGAAGATAAATTAACCCGTTATGAACGTGCACGCATCATAGGCGCACGTGCTTTGCAGATATCAATGGGGGCACCTGTGCTTCTGGAAGATGATTCAGGCGAGCCTATAGAGATTGCATTACGGGAACTTAAAATGGGAACAATCCCGGTAACGGTCAAACGGTTGAACGAAGCGAAATCAAATTAG
- a CDS encoding 30S ribosomal protein S2 produces the protein MESDIEVVKDAGYDSIVPLDEFLAAGIHIGTQQKTKDMMKFVYRVRTDGLYVLDIQSTDERIRLVAAMLAKYDPTKILIVSARQYGHHPVKMLAKTIGAKAIVGRFIPGTLTNPSLDLYTEPDIVVVTDPHGDSQAIKEAVSIGIPVVALCDTNNSTSNVDLIIPTNNKGRKALSLVYYLIAKQTTALKSIPFNYKLEDFETEL, from the coding sequence ATGGAAAGTGATATTGAAGTAGTAAAAGACGCCGGTTACGATTCCATAGTCCCTCTGGACGAATTCCTTGCAGCCGGTATCCATATCGGTACCCAGCAGAAGACAAAGGATATGATGAAGTTTGTCTACAGGGTAAGGACAGATGGGCTTTATGTGCTGGACATACAGTCCACAGATGAAAGAATACGATTGGTAGCAGCAATGCTTGCAAAATATGATCCCACTAAGATATTGATCGTGTCTGCAAGACAGTACGGGCATCATCCTGTCAAGATGCTGGCAAAGACCATCGGTGCTAAGGCCATAGTAGGCCGGTTCATACCAGGGACACTTACAAATCCGAGCCTGGATTTATATACGGAACCGGATATTGTGGTGGTAACAGACCCACATGGAGATAGCCAGGCGATCAAGGAGGCAGTGAGTATCGGCATTCCGGTTGTTGCACTGTGTGATACTAACAACTCAACCTCTAACGTTGACTTGATAATTCCTACTAACAATAAAGGGCGAAAGGCCCTTTCACTGGTATATTACCTGATAGCAAAGCAGACCACTGCATTAAAAAGCATCCCCTTTAATTACAAGTTAGAGGATTTTGAAACAGAGCTATAA
- a CDS encoding mevalonate kinase, which translates to MTTCSAPGKIYFFGEHAVVYGEKAIACAVNLRTRVSVQPSGRHVISSSLGTTGLDTVIHPYVTQCIREMEQYITDGVKVDITSDLAVGSGLGSSAAVIIATLRAMSVQFDTGHTLDEIAAIGHAIEGKVQGAASPTDTFVSTMGGVVSLPGRNKLSLPECPIVIGYTGSFSSTRELVANVRSLKEDYPVTIDPIIRTIGSLSGYGEVLIEDRDHIALGSLMNINHGLLDALGVGSLELSNLVWAARKAGAWGAKTTGAGGGGCMVAITDHPDEVADAISSAGGEAIITSPTREGVKVE; encoded by the coding sequence ATAACTACCTGTAGCGCGCCCGGGAAGATCTATTTTTTTGGCGAACATGCAGTGGTATATGGTGAGAAGGCCATTGCATGTGCAGTGAACCTGCGAACACGGGTGAGTGTACAGCCATCCGGCAGGCACGTTATAAGTTCAAGCCTGGGTACGACCGGCCTTGATACTGTAATACACCCCTATGTTACTCAGTGTATCAGGGAAATGGAACAATACATTACGGATGGCGTAAAAGTCGATATAACATCCGACTTAGCTGTGGGTTCTGGTCTTGGTTCGTCGGCTGCGGTGATCATTGCTACACTGCGTGCAATGTCTGTTCAATTCGATACTGGCCATACCCTTGATGAGATTGCTGCTATCGGGCATGCAATTGAAGGCAAGGTACAGGGTGCGGCAAGTCCTACCGATACCTTTGTGTCCACAATGGGCGGTGTGGTGAGCTTACCTGGCAGGAACAAATTATCACTACCTGAGTGTCCCATTGTAATTGGTTATACTGGCAGTTTTTCATCTACCAGGGAACTGGTGGCGAATGTCAGGTCACTCAAGGAGGATTACCCTGTAACAATTGACCCGATCATCAGGACAATTGGCAGCCTCTCGGGTTACGGTGAAGTATTAATTGAAGACAGGGATCATATTGCACTGGGAAGTCTTATGAATATCAACCACGGTCTGCTCGATGCACTTGGTGTAGGTTCACTGGAACTTTCCAACCTTGTCTGGGCAGCCCGGAAGGCCGGTGCATGGGGTGCGAAAACCACAGGTGCAGGAGGAGGGGGCTGTATGGTCGCTATCACTGATCACCCGGATGAAGTGGCAGATGCGATAAGTTCTGCAGGCGGGGAGGCTATTATTACAAGTCCTACTCGCGAAGGGGTGAAGGTTGAATGA
- a CDS encoding 50S ribosomal protein L13, with translation MTIIDANGMILGRLSSVVAKRLLEGEEIFIVNAEKAVISGSKIATFGEYKQAVDRGNREFGPYFPRRSDHIIKRTIRGMLPYKRARGKDAMSRLKTFIGVPDAMSSEEKVSIAEANMNKLSSVKYIRLEELSKRLGAKS, from the coding sequence ATGACAATTATAGACGCAAATGGAATGATACTGGGCAGGCTTTCCAGTGTTGTAGCCAAAAGGCTTCTTGAAGGTGAAGAGATATTCATCGTAAATGCCGAGAAAGCTGTAATTTCCGGTTCAAAGATTGCCACATTTGGTGAATACAAACAGGCCGTTGACAGGGGCAATAGAGAATTCGGGCCATACTTCCCGAGACGCTCTGACCACATAATAAAAAGAACAATACGAGGTATGCTGCCATATAAAAGAGCAAGAGGCAAGGATGCCATGTCAAGACTGAAAACCTTTATCGGGGTGCCAGATGCAATGAGCAGTGAAGAGAAAGTATCCATTGCTGAAGCTAATATGAATAAATTGAGCTCTGTCAAGTATATCAGGCTTGAGGAACTTAGCAAACGACTGGGTGCTAAATCCTAA
- a CDS encoding DNA-directed RNA polymerase subunit N — MIPVRCFTCGKVIASSWEEYERRVSEFENPGKVLDDLGIDRYCCRRMLLSHIKLVETFAPYQ; from the coding sequence ATGATTCCGGTAAGATGTTTCACATGTGGGAAGGTCATTGCCAGTTCATGGGAAGAGTATGAGAGACGCGTGTCAGAATTCGAGAATCCGGGAAAAGTCCTGGACGACCTTGGTATCGATAGATATTGCTGCCGCAGGATGCTGCTCTCCCACATAAAACTGGTGGAAACCTTCGCCCCATACCAGTAG